The proteins below come from a single uncultured Carboxylicivirga sp. genomic window:
- the yccS gene encoding YccS family putative transporter, with product MARIAFPYLHQLRMKLWRNPDLLYSTKVTVAMALLVIPFVVMGHPYYGSTLALGVVAGGLAETDDHPRGRVKALLLTWLSFLITTFSVVLLRPFPVIFGAGFVLATITFVLIGGMSERYRGISYGAILVSIYAMLGMHYSPQWYWEPVLLTGGAVIYGLFSLILLYFKPFRLLDERLARGYFALADYLDAKAKLFPAGGEEENVVGGHLAILNVQVVNLLEKCKEVLNSYGEEVNDTKVLMPYLQKFMLLQSLHERAASSQERYENLGKKIEYKEILEGFGELLHQLAHACRLVSKNLLTGEKYNHPVSIGWLVSALEFEIDKMAEADKQLLILLFHNLTRSHQSLEHFNEPEKSTSPPRLRQDTRTLFQRIKDQLSFQNPRLRYAIRLSTCFLVGYIIATYFKIEKGEWIVLTALFVNQPTYSETRRRLFQRVLGTLAGVVIGVSVIQVLPTESGHVIMLLASAFWFFFYRQANYAFAVVFITIYVLSSNNLITDTGIAVMWPRTLDTLIGATLAILSIRILWPDWQYKRLPGLLSNALRKNAEYFSTVVKAHKPNEGVDDYDYRVARREAHKADNQLTLSWQSMRLEPKKQRFMMEQAFALTYLNHALISYISAFGARRDTDPLIVKGYNEVAIQIKEALNRAADIIEGKDDVDKRSLKEMLMVMRDRIDDLNNQHERQQLRLFYNIAGVSNKLLKQARSIRERA from the coding sequence GATGATCATCCCAGAGGAAGAGTTAAGGCTTTATTACTTACGTGGTTGAGTTTTTTAATTACAACCTTTTCGGTAGTGCTTTTACGTCCATTTCCTGTTATTTTTGGTGCTGGTTTTGTATTAGCCACTATTACATTTGTGTTAATAGGAGGTATGAGCGAACGATACAGGGGCATTTCGTATGGAGCTATCCTGGTAAGTATTTATGCTATGTTAGGAATGCACTATAGCCCTCAATGGTATTGGGAACCTGTTCTGTTAACTGGCGGAGCGGTTATTTACGGATTGTTTTCATTGATATTATTATACTTCAAACCTTTTCGCTTATTGGATGAACGATTAGCTAGAGGTTATTTTGCATTAGCAGATTATTTGGATGCAAAAGCAAAGTTGTTTCCGGCTGGAGGAGAAGAGGAGAATGTAGTGGGAGGGCATCTTGCCATATTAAATGTTCAGGTTGTTAATTTGCTCGAAAAATGTAAGGAAGTTTTAAATAGCTATGGAGAGGAGGTAAATGATACAAAAGTTTTGATGCCTTATCTACAAAAGTTTATGCTGTTGCAGAGTTTGCACGAAAGGGCGGCTTCTTCTCAGGAACGTTACGAGAACCTGGGTAAGAAAATTGAATATAAAGAAATACTGGAAGGTTTTGGGGAATTATTGCATCAACTGGCTCATGCTTGTCGATTGGTTTCTAAAAATCTTCTGACAGGCGAGAAATATAATCATCCGGTTTCTATTGGATGGTTGGTAAGTGCGTTGGAGTTTGAAATTGATAAGATGGCTGAGGCCGATAAGCAATTACTAATCCTTCTTTTTCACAACCTTACCCGTTCACACCAATCGTTGGAGCACTTTAATGAACCAGAGAAAAGTACCTCGCCACCTCGATTACGTCAGGATACGCGTACACTTTTTCAACGCATTAAAGATCAGTTGAGTTTTCAGAATCCGCGTTTACGTTATGCCATTCGATTGAGTACTTGCTTTTTAGTTGGATATATAATAGCAACTTACTTTAAAATAGAAAAAGGAGAGTGGATTGTTCTTACAGCTTTATTTGTTAATCAGCCTACCTATAGTGAAACAAGAAGACGCTTGTTTCAACGTGTTTTAGGTACATTAGCAGGAGTTGTAATTGGAGTTTCGGTTATACAGGTTCTTCCCACCGAAAGCGGTCATGTAATTATGTTATTGGCTTCGGCATTTTGGTTTTTCTTTTATCGACAGGCAAATTATGCGTTCGCAGTAGTATTTATTACTATTTATGTCTTGTCGAGTAATAATTTGATTACCGATACCGGTATTGCTGTTATGTGGCCGCGTACACTCGATACATTAATTGGTGCAACATTGGCAATTTTGTCAATTCGTATTTTATGGCCCGATTGGCAATACAAACGCTTACCTGGTTTATTATCGAATGCACTTCGTAAAAATGCCGAATACTTTAGTACTGTTGTAAAAGCTCACAAACCAAACGAAGGGGTGGATGATTATGATTATCGAGTGGCGCGTCGCGAGGCACATAAAGCTGATAATCAACTAACTTTATCTTGGCAGAGTATGAGGTTAGAACCTAAGAAGCAACGTTTTATGATGGAGCAAGCTTTTGCACTAACTTATTTGAATCATGCTTTGATTTCGTATATATCTGCCTTCGGTGCTCGGAGGGATACCGATCCTTTAATTGTAAAAGGGTACAATGAGGTGGCAATTCAAATTAAAGAAGCGTTGAATCGTGCTGCCGATATTATTGAGGGCAAAGATGATGTAGACAAACGCTCGTTAAAAGAAATGTTGATGGTTATGCGCGATCGTATAGATGACTTAAATAATCAACACGAGCGCCAGCAATTACGTTTGTTCTACAATATTGCTGGTGTAAGTAATAAGTTGTTAAAGCAGGCTAGGAGTATTAGAGAAAGAGCTTAA
- a CDS encoding Crp/Fnr family transcriptional regulator yields MNEEVSDFFAAINDLSVLSEQAARELLPCIYTTKYEKGELIHQEGKICRHLFFIKSGLAKHSYYYKGSQFIFRFFEENHFFIATDSFFNNLPADYSTYALEDTVINYIKYDDFERLCSKYHSFESFARKFVSVVAYTAISNLKGLLYLDATGRYEKFLTEYGHLQQRISLGDTAAFLGISQVSLSRIRSKK; encoded by the coding sequence ATGAATGAGGAAGTAAGTGATTTTTTTGCCGCAATTAACGATTTGTCAGTGTTATCTGAGCAGGCTGCCCGTGAGTTATTGCCATGTATATATACTACAAAATATGAAAAAGGCGAATTGATTCACCAGGAAGGAAAAATATGTCGACACCTGTTTTTTATCAAGTCAGGTTTAGCCAAGCACTCTTATTATTATAAAGGTAGTCAGTTTATTTTCCGTTTTTTTGAAGAAAATCACTTCTTTATCGCTACCGATAGTTTTTTTAATAATCTTCCGGCCGATTATTCTACGTATGCTTTAGAAGATACGGTAATCAACTATATTAAATATGATGATTTTGAACGTTTATGTTCCAAGTATCATTCGTTTGAAAGTTTTGCCCGCAAATTTGTTTCGGTAGTTGCCTATACAGCTATTTCTAATTTAAAAGGCCTGTTGTATTTAGATGCTACTGGTCGTTACGAAAAGTTTTTGACTGAGTATGGTCATCTACAACAACGTATAAGTTTAGGTGATACAGCTGCATTTTTAGGTATATCTCAAGTGTCGTTAAGCCGAATCAGATCTAAGAAATAG
- a CDS encoding NAD(P)H-dependent oxidoreductase — MSKVLYIKANAKNEGESRTFQIADNFIKEYKQLNPQDEIIELDLYEENIPFLPKGKLNEMHEAVMKGDKTHPVLKFAYQFAEADKYIIAAPIWNLGLPAILKAYIDCVAVSGITFKYTEHGPVGLCENKKAVNIITRGGDYSAEPMESLEMADKYLRNIFGFMGIIDYTTIATDRLDIVTEDTTALLNDSIERAKTMAPSF; from the coding sequence ATGAGCAAAGTACTGTACATTAAAGCAAATGCTAAGAATGAGGGGGAATCAAGAACTTTTCAAATTGCAGACAACTTCATTAAGGAGTACAAACAATTAAATCCACAAGACGAAATTATTGAACTTGATTTGTACGAAGAAAACATTCCATTTTTACCAAAAGGTAAATTGAATGAAATGCACGAAGCGGTGATGAAAGGTGATAAAACACATCCGGTTCTTAAGTTTGCTTATCAGTTTGCCGAAGCAGATAAATACATTATTGCTGCACCTATCTGGAACTTGGGTCTTCCAGCAATTTTAAAAGCATACATTGATTGCGTTGCTGTATCAGGCATTACTTTTAAATATACAGAGCATGGTCCTGTAGGTTTATGCGAAAACAAGAAAGCTGTTAACATTATTACCAGAGGTGGTGATTATTCAGCTGAGCCTATGGAATCGTTGGAAATGGCTGACAAGTACCTTCGCAATATCTTCGGATTTATGGGAATTATCGATTACACTACTATTGCAACAGATCGTTTAGATATTGTTACCGAAGACACTACCGCCTTATTAAATGATTCTATCGAGAGAGCTAAAACAATGGCTCCTTCCTTCTAA
- a CDS encoding MFS transporter, producing the protein MSSIIRNKNIMETTLLLASMLTILANAIIAPALPLISLEFKEVESIELLSKMMLTLPALTIAVSAPIIGRFLNKVGRVKMLFGSLLVYLIAGTSGYWLNNLYTILIGRFVFGIGVAGIMTVSTTLIGDYFTGAKRERFMGLQGAFVALGGLIFITAAGYLTDISWKLTFLVYAFSIVVLVLVPFTLYEPETDKATSTANATEDSSVSKIIWLVYIAAFITTVSFYVIPTQLPFFLQKLEGMDGNKMGLALGSLPLAQSISSFLYKRVKSNLTFMSIVSLGFLPMTIGFIIIGLSTTYWQAIAGIMTCGLGVGLLIPNVNLWVVSLAPIKVRGKYVGYLTTAMFVGMFLSPAIIQPIQKAVGMNESFIVLGVAMAILSAMYLLFKAMSSKKISA; encoded by the coding sequence ATGAGTTCTATTATCAGGAATAAAAACATAATGGAAACAACCTTGTTGTTAGCCAGTATGTTAACCATCTTGGCTAATGCAATTATTGCTCCTGCATTGCCATTAATTAGTCTGGAATTCAAGGAAGTTGAAAGCATTGAATTATTATCAAAGATGATGCTTACTCTTCCGGCCTTAACCATTGCGGTATCGGCACCTATTATTGGCCGCTTTTTAAATAAAGTGGGGCGAGTGAAGATGCTGTTTGGATCGCTATTGGTTTACCTTATCGCCGGTACGTCGGGCTATTGGTTAAATAATTTATACACCATATTGATTGGTCGCTTTGTTTTTGGAATTGGAGTAGCGGGTATTATGACGGTTTCTACCACCTTAATTGGCGATTACTTTACAGGAGCTAAACGCGAACGTTTTATGGGTTTGCAAGGTGCTTTTGTGGCATTGGGGGGACTAATTTTTATTACTGCAGCAGGTTACTTAACCGATATAAGCTGGAAGCTTACGTTTTTGGTGTATGCTTTTTCGATAGTAGTACTTGTGTTGGTACCCTTTACCCTATACGAACCGGAAACCGATAAGGCAACATCAACAGCTAATGCAACTGAAGATAGTTCAGTGTCTAAAATTATATGGTTGGTGTATATAGCTGCTTTTATAACAACCGTTAGTTTTTATGTAATTCCAACTCAGTTACCTTTCTTTCTGCAGAAACTGGAAGGAATGGATGGAAATAAAATGGGATTAGCATTAGGAAGCCTTCCGTTGGCTCAATCTATTTCATCTTTTTTGTACAAAAGAGTAAAAAGTAATCTAACCTTTATGAGTATAGTAAGTTTGGGTTTTCTACCCATGACTATTGGGTTCATCATTATTGGACTTAGTACTACTTACTGGCAGGCTATAGCAGGAATTATGACTTGTGGGTTAGGGGTAGGTTTACTTATACCTAATGTAAACTTATGGGTGGTTTCACTTGCTCCCATAAAAGTTAGAGGTAAATATGTTGGCTATTTGACTACAGCTATGTTTGTGGGTATGTTTTTATCTCCGGCTATTATTCAACCCATACAAAAAGCCGTGGGCATGAATGAGAGTTTCATTGTATTGGGAGTTGCTATGGCAATTTTATCGGCAATGTATTTACTGTTTAAAGCAATGTCCTCAAAAAAGATTTCCGCTTAA
- a CDS encoding LytTR family DNA-binding domain-containing protein — protein sequence MKVYINNTHLQEHKFRINKYTPDTIENVNKRERFLVVKGHKHVLLKADDIAYFVVESRITTAVTFKDERFLLHVTLDKLEEELDNSLFYRANRSTIINIEAFDYFENYFNGKLMVKLKTKSIESITISRMKAPGFKEWLDH from the coding sequence ATGAAAGTATATATAAACAACACACATCTTCAGGAGCATAAATTTAGAATTAACAAATATACTCCTGATACAATTGAAAACGTTAATAAGCGTGAACGTTTTTTAGTGGTTAAAGGACACAAGCATGTTCTTTTAAAAGCTGATGACATTGCTTATTTTGTTGTGGAAAGCAGAATTACAACTGCTGTTACGTTTAAAGATGAACGTTTTTTGTTACATGTTACGCTCGATAAGTTAGAAGAAGAGTTGGATAATAGCTTGTTTTATCGGGCTAATCGTTCAACTATCATCAATATTGAAGCTTTTGATTATTTCGAAAACTATTTCAATGGTAAATTAATGGTTAAGCTAAAAACTAAATCGATCGAATCCATCACAATTAGTAGAATGAAGGCACCTGGCTTTAAGGAATGGTTAGACCATTAA
- a CDS encoding histidine kinase, translated as MIQIEKQKKLFQILASIFIWTVLISIPLLGFPENYWDHNNWSKILIKHAVINLSIIVIFYLNFYLGIPRYFYKRKYWRYLLFIIITIIASFIPSVIVCRKLDPTFATSMVLTFLVFTSFLVIAASFAIYYFSHYQYLMEEKTKSELLALKHQINPHFLFNTLNVIYGQAIKKSETTANSIAKLSTMMRYVISDANQNLVQLEKELDYIKSYIDFQKLRLTNKTTVNYSIEGDVHGIRIPSLILVNFIENAFKYGVSNEVETTIDIKVELKHDVLQLIVTNNTPHKSDKFEESSKIGMDNTLQRLKLLYGDDFNLLIKNEENLFEVKLKILLDD; from the coding sequence ATGATTCAAATTGAAAAACAAAAGAAACTATTTCAAATACTGGCTTCCATATTTATATGGACGGTGTTAATTTCTATTCCTTTGTTAGGATTTCCTGAAAATTATTGGGATCACAATAATTGGTCAAAAATATTAATCAAGCATGCAGTCATTAATTTGTCGATCATTGTCATTTTCTATTTGAATTTCTATTTAGGAATACCCCGATATTTTTATAAAAGAAAATATTGGAGGTATCTATTATTCATTATTATTACAATTATTGCCAGTTTTATACCTTCGGTTATCGTTTGCAGGAAGTTAGATCCAACCTTTGCCACGTCTATGGTTTTGACTTTCCTTGTTTTTACTAGCTTCCTGGTTATTGCAGCATCTTTTGCTATCTATTATTTCAGTCATTACCAGTATTTAATGGAAGAAAAAACAAAATCGGAATTACTGGCTCTAAAGCATCAGATTAATCCACACTTTTTGTTTAATACTTTGAATGTTATCTATGGCCAGGCTATTAAAAAGTCCGAAACAACAGCCAATAGCATTGCTAAGTTATCAACCATGATGCGTTATGTGATTTCGGATGCCAATCAGAATTTAGTGCAACTCGAAAAAGAGTTAGATTATATAAAAAGCTATATCGATTTTCAGAAACTGAGATTAACAAACAAAACTACCGTAAATTATAGCATCGAAGGGGATGTTCATGGAATAAGAATACCTTCATTGATTTTGGTTAATTTTATCGAAAATGCATTTAAGTATGGGGTAAGTAACGAGGTTGAAACCACCATTGATATTAAAGTTGAATTAAAACATGACGTACTGCAACTTATTGTGACAAATAATACTCCCCACAAATCAGATAAGTTTGAAGAATCGTCGAAAATTGGTATGGATAATACGCTTCAGCGGTTAAAGTTATTGTATGGTGACGACTTTAACCTACTCATAAAAAATGAGGAGAACCTTTTTGAAGTGAAACTTAAAATTCTGCTTGATGATTAA
- a CDS encoding LytTR family DNA-binding domain-containing protein — MINCIALDDEPIAIEIIQAFCDHIPEINLMQTFTQASAAQRYLDKFPVDLIFLDIQMPDINGISFFKSLKQDTMVIFTTAFSEYAVDYLLKPIELDRFKQACQKAVDYAEFLKSNHSKSQNSLFVRSDYSLMKIPFDEIIYCETMDDYVKIHRTDNTTVLALMSLNKLLVKLPENEFVRVHRSYVVSLSKIDLVRGKKIKISDTEIPVGVTYRNDFMQRYEL, encoded by the coding sequence ATGATTAATTGCATTGCCTTAGACGACGAACCGATTGCCATTGAAATTATTCAGGCATTTTGCGATCATATTCCTGAAATTAATCTGATGCAGACCTTTACACAAGCATCGGCAGCCCAACGCTATTTAGATAAGTTTCCGGTCGATTTAATTTTTCTGGATATTCAAATGCCAGATATCAATGGGATTTCATTTTTTAAAAGTTTAAAGCAGGATACCATGGTTATTTTTACTACTGCTTTTAGTGAATATGCGGTGGATTATTTGCTCAAGCCCATTGAATTGGATCGTTTTAAGCAGGCTTGTCAAAAAGCAGTGGATTATGCCGAATTTCTAAAAAGTAATCATTCTAAAAGTCAGAATAGTTTATTTGTGCGCTCCGATTATTCGCTGATGAAAATTCCATTTGATGAAATTATTTACTGCGAAACTATGGACGATTATGTCAAAATTCATCGTACGGATAATACAACGGTACTAGCGCTAATGAGTCTTAATAAATTGCTGGTAAAGTTGCCTGAAAATGAATTTGTAAGGGTGCATCGGTCCTATGTTGTTTCGCTATCAAAGATTGACTTGGTAAGAGGTAAAAAAATCAAGATTAGTGATACCGAAATTCCTGTTGGCGTAACGTATAGAAATGACTTTATGCAGCGTTACGAATTATAA
- a CDS encoding TonB-dependent receptor, producing MKYILLMCVAFLGVISPTKAQEKYIISGSVTDVTNGETLIGATVYLQEIPTQGTVTNAYGFYSISAPSGTYRMVVSFIGYRNYVKDIELNKELRINVNLEPDSEQLNEVVVSSKKKNSNITSERIGVEKINPKDVESIPVLLGEPDIIRTLTLTPGVKTSGEGGGGMFVRGGNNSQNLILLDEATVYNSSHLMGFFSTFNSDAIKDLTMYKGTAPAEYGGRLSSVMDIKMNEGSNRDYHVGGGIGLLSSKLSVEGPIVKDKGSFLVTGRRTYADLFLKLSPDEDINNNQLYFYDLNLKANYKINDNNRIYASGYFGRDVMSAQDMFGLDWGNATGTLRWNHIWNSKLFSNTTFIYSDYSYNIDMDIDNFDMSLLSEINNLELKQDFQYYLNNKHTLSFGAFGNRGVMVPGQVEVSEDSNMQPTDLQDRNYYNYGAYLSENWKVNDKLTVTAGLRFNGFNLVGPGDFYSYQDGEVIDTTHYSSGKNVKSYYNLEPRFNLAYVFNPQNSVKFSYSRNTQNLHLIQNSTTSSPTDLWIPSSHNVKPEISDQVSGGYFKNFHQDIFQVSGEVYYKWMQNQIDLRDGADINANELLEGELLYGKGRAYGLELMLKKTEGQLSGWVAYTLSRTEKKIDQINNNDWYAARQDATHDVSVVLMYKLNHKWDLSASWVYNTGNAVTFPSGKYKVNNEVQFYYTERNGYRMPDYHRLDIGATCQLKKTEKFESSLSISLYNAYGRKNAYMIDFDVDEDDASRTVANKTYLFTFMPSVSYNFKF from the coding sequence ATGAAATACATTTTGTTGATGTGTGTGGCTTTTCTCGGAGTTATTTCTCCGACTAAAGCCCAGGAAAAGTATATTATTAGTGGAAGTGTAACAGATGTTACAAATGGTGAAACACTTATTGGAGCTACTGTTTATTTGCAAGAAATTCCTACTCAGGGAACTGTTACCAATGCTTACGGTTTTTATTCCATTTCAGCACCTTCGGGTACATACCGAATGGTAGTTAGTTTTATCGGCTACAGAAACTATGTAAAAGATATAGAGCTTAATAAGGAGCTGCGTATTAATGTAAACCTGGAGCCGGATAGCGAGCAACTTAACGAAGTGGTTGTATCTTCAAAAAAGAAAAACAGCAATATTACATCGGAACGAATTGGGGTTGAAAAAATCAATCCAAAAGATGTGGAATCAATACCTGTATTGTTGGGCGAACCTGATATTATCCGAACGCTAACACTAACACCGGGAGTTAAAACTTCGGGAGAAGGTGGCGGAGGAATGTTTGTTAGAGGTGGAAATAATTCGCAAAACCTCATTCTTCTTGATGAAGCCACGGTGTATAATTCGAGCCACTTAATGGGGTTCTTTTCTACCTTTAATAGTGATGCCATAAAAGACCTTACCATGTACAAGGGTACGGCTCCGGCCGAATATGGTGGTCGTCTATCATCGGTGATGGACATTAAAATGAATGAAGGAAGTAATCGCGATTATCATGTGGGTGGCGGAATTGGTTTACTGTCTTCGAAACTATCGGTTGAAGGACCCATTGTGAAGGATAAAGGATCGTTTTTAGTAACGGGTCGACGCACTTATGCCGATCTTTTTCTGAAGTTATCACCTGATGAAGACATCAACAACAACCAGCTTTACTTTTACGATTTAAACCTCAAAGCCAATTATAAAATTAACGATAACAACCGCATTTATGCTTCGGGCTATTTTGGTCGTGATGTTATGTCGGCGCAGGATATGTTTGGATTGGATTGGGGAAATGCTACAGGAACCCTTCGTTGGAACCACATCTGGAACAGTAAATTATTTAGCAACACTACTTTTATCTATTCCGATTATAGCTATAACATTGATATGGACATCGATAATTTTGATATGAGTTTGTTATCCGAAATTAATAATCTGGAACTGAAGCAAGATTTTCAGTACTACCTCAATAACAAACATACACTTTCGTTTGGTGCTTTTGGTAATCGAGGGGTGATGGTTCCCGGACAGGTGGAAGTATCAGAAGATTCTAACATGCAGCCAACCGATTTGCAAGATCGTAATTACTATAATTATGGAGCTTATCTGAGCGAAAACTGGAAAGTAAACGATAAGTTGACAGTAACGGCAGGTTTACGCTTCAATGGATTTAATCTGGTGGGACCGGGAGATTTCTATTCGTATCAGGATGGAGAAGTGATTGATACAACCCATTATTCTTCGGGCAAAAATGTTAAGAGCTATTATAACTTGGAGCCTCGTTTTAATCTGGCTTATGTGTTTAATCCTCAAAACTCGGTTAAATTCTCTTATTCGCGTAATACACAGAATTTGCATTTGATTCAAAATTCAACCACATCATCGCCAACCGATTTGTGGATTCCTTCCAGCCACAATGTAAAACCCGAAATAAGTGATCAGGTTTCAGGTGGATATTTCAAGAATTTTCATCAGGATATCTTCCAGGTATCGGGTGAAGTATATTACAAATGGATGCAAAATCAGATTGACCTACGCGATGGAGCAGATATCAATGCCAATGAGTTATTAGAGGGTGAATTACTTTACGGAAAAGGCCGTGCATATGGTTTAGAGCTAATGCTGAAGAAAACCGAAGGTCAGTTGAGTGGTTGGGTTGCATATACTTTATCGCGAACCGAGAAAAAGATCGATCAGATTAATAATAACGATTGGTATGCGGCTCGTCAGGATGCAACTCATGATGTTTCGGTGGTGCTGATGTATAAACTTAATCATAAATGGGATTTATCGGCCAGTTGGGTTTATAACACAGGTAATGCGGTAACTTTTCCTAGTGGAAAATACAAGGTAAACAACGAAGTTCAGTTTTATTATACCGAACGAAACGGATACCGCATGCCCGATTATCATCGATTAGATATTGGAGCTACCTGTCAGTTAAAAAAGACGGAGAAATTCGAGAGTAGTCTGAGTATTTCATTGTATAATGCTTACGGCCGCAAGAATGCTTATATGATCGATTTTGATGTGGATGAAGATGATGCTTCACGAACAGTAGCCAATAAAACCTACTTGTTCACTTTTATGCCATCTGTGTCGTATAACTTTAAATTTTAA
- a CDS encoding DUF4249 domain-containing protein translates to MNTIKTLLIFWVVVATVSCTEVMDIDLNEAPTQVVIEGNIASGQAPLIQITTSLGFNAPNDFPAVKGAVVSLEDSEGNIANLEEVTDGIYTSTEISGEMGETYSLNVAIDNSLFSSICEIPQIVKFDSILVEKDLEMFSFGGERDSVYEITVYFQDPPLEDNYYLFIEYRNGEQVASYTISDDYSDGLYLERQLYNTDRELELGDDLRIEMRCVTEEVYNYFHDLGTRSTMSATPTNPQSNITNAVLGYFSAHTSESISKEITI, encoded by the coding sequence ATGAATACTATAAAAACACTACTTATATTTTGGGTTGTAGTTGCAACGGTTAGTTGTACCGAAGTAATGGATATTGATTTAAATGAAGCTCCAACACAAGTGGTTATTGAGGGTAATATTGCATCGGGTCAGGCACCATTGATTCAGATTACAACCTCGTTGGGCTTTAATGCGCCAAACGATTTTCCGGCAGTAAAAGGCGCGGTGGTTAGTTTGGAAGATAGCGAGGGTAATATTGCCAATTTAGAGGAAGTGACTGATGGCATTTATACTTCCACCGAAATAAGCGGTGAGATGGGTGAAACCTATTCTTTAAATGTAGCTATTGACAACAGCTTGTTTTCATCAATATGTGAAATTCCGCAAATCGTGAAGTTCGACTCCATATTAGTGGAAAAAGATTTGGAGATGTTTTCATTTGGAGGAGAGAGAGACTCGGTTTACGAAATCACTGTTTATTTTCAGGATCCACCTTTAGAAGATAATTACTATTTATTTATTGAATATAGAAATGGCGAACAGGTTGCCAGTTATACTATTTCAGATGATTATTCAGATGGCTTGTATTTGGAAAGACAACTGTATAATACCGATCGTGAACTGGAATTGGGTGATGATTTGCGTATTGAAATGCGTTGCGTAACCGAAGAGGTATATAATTATTTTCACGATTTAGGGACTCGGTCAACCATGTCGGCTACACCTACCAACCCGCAATCGAATATAACCAATGCCGTGTTGGGCTACTTTAGTGCGCACACATCAGAAAGTATCAGTAAGGAAATTACCATTTAA
- a CDS encoding MBL fold metallo-hydrolase, whose amino-acid sequence MIRKLRIPLIVVVLLTVVSMIVLSQAKFGQSPKGERLERIKKSPNYVDGEFKNIHETPVLTTDKSRFSVMMDFMFQKKVRLAPEVDLPVVKTNIKALDPNEDALIWFGHSSYYIQLKGKTFLIDPVFSDYAAPFSFINKAFKGTTVFDAEDFPTIDYLIITHDHWDHLDYKTIKDLKPSIKQVICGLGVGQHFEYWGFSNEIITELDWYEATNLNKGWKLTATPARHYSGRGLKGNQTLWASYVLQTPDYNLYIGGDSGYDTFYTEIGDKYGPFDLAILEQGQYDEKWNLIHLMPYQLLKTAKDIGAKRILPVHNSRFALANHPWDEPLDKIGDNQSDSTASVITPEIGQTVFLRDKNQVFKKWWKNLDK is encoded by the coding sequence ATGATTAGAAAATTAAGAATACCATTAATTGTTGTTGTTTTATTAACCGTTGTAAGTATGATTGTACTTAGTCAGGCCAAGTTTGGGCAATCACCCAAAGGCGAAAGATTGGAACGTATTAAAAAATCACCTAACTATGTTGATGGTGAATTCAAAAATATACATGAAACTCCGGTATTAACTACCGATAAAAGCCGGTTTAGTGTAATGATGGATTTCATGTTTCAAAAGAAAGTGAGATTAGCACCAGAGGTGGACTTGCCGGTGGTTAAAACCAATATTAAAGCATTGGATCCCAATGAAGATGCCTTAATTTGGTTTGGTCACTCATCGTATTACATACAGTTGAAAGGAAAAACATTTTTGATCGATCCGGTTTTTAGCGATTATGCTGCACCTTTTTCTTTCATCAATAAGGCTTTTAAAGGTACAACTGTGTTTGATGCTGAAGATTTTCCAACCATTGATTATTTAATCATCACGCACGATCATTGGGATCATTTGGATTATAAAACAATTAAGGATCTGAAGCCAAGTATCAAACAGGTTATTTGTGGCTTGGGTGTGGGGCAGCATTTCGAGTATTGGGGTTTTAGTAATGAAATAATTACCGAGCTGGATTGGTATGAAGCTACCAACTTAAATAAAGGCTGGAAGTTAACAGCAACACCGGCTCGTCATTATTCTGGTCGCGGTTTAAAAGGAAATCAAACGTTATGGGCTTCATATGTGCTGCAAACACCCGATTATAATTTATACATTGGTGGCGATAGTGGTTACGATACTTTTTATACCGAAATTGGTGACAAATATGGCCCTTTTGATTTAGCTATTTTAGAACAAGGCCAATACGATGAAAAGTGGAATCTGATCCATTTAATGCCTTATCAGTTACTAAAAACAGCTAAGGATATAGGTGCCAAACGTATTTTGCCGGTTCATAATTCGCGATTTGCGTTGGCTAACCATCCATGGGACGAACCGTTAGATAAAATTGGAGATAATCAATCGGATTCAACGGCTTCGGTAATAACTCCTGAAATTGGACAAACCGTATTTTTAAGAGATAAAAATCAAGTATTTAAAAAGTGGTGGAAGAATTTAGATAAATAA